The DNA segment GTGATAAATCCATAGATTTATTATACCATATCGCATATCGAATTTTCAAAAAAATATGATAGTAATCTTTAATTCGTAATATGAACTCTATGTTATTTTGAACACTCATTCGCCAGATTCAAATTTTGTAAGTTCTAATGTCCACAACCAATTCGCAATATATTACTTGCGTTGTTTAAAACAGCACAAGTAATATATTGCGAATCAAAGAAAATTTTAAATTATAGTTTATTATTAATATAATATATTATATAATTTAATTGCATGTTAAAAATAGAGGTGTTTGGTATGGAAGTCAATGATATAAAGATGCTGATCGAATATCTGATATTCAGTAAGATATATTCAAACCCTGGCAACTCCCAGACTTTTGAAACATTGCTCAATAATTTCATGGGCAAAAATTTATCGGAAGATAGCGATATAAGTCAGGATGGAAATACGGGCGGGAATATAAATGAGGCGGTTGAAGCTTCATCGAGGAAATATGGTGTGGATGCCGATCTTATAAAATCTGTAATCAAGCAGGAGTCAGGTTTTAATCCTAAAGCAGTATCGAAGGCCGGAGCCTTGGGATTGATGCAGCTTATGCCAAAAACAGCTTCCGCCCTCGGAGTGGACAATCCTCTTGACGCCATGGAAAATATAGAT comes from the Clostridiales bacterium genome and includes:
- a CDS encoding lytic transglycosylase domain-containing protein — encoded protein: MEVNDIKMLIEYLIFSKIYSNPGNSQTFETLLNNFMGKNLSEDSDISQDGNTGGNINEAVEASSRKYGVDADLIKSVIKQESGFNPKAVSKAGALGLMQLMPKTASALGVDNPLDAMENIDAGTRYLKSLIDSYGGDIKLALAAYNGGIGRMRRLNVNSPDKIDAMPSETQNYVSKVYKNYETYKTQELNG